A region of Gracilinanus agilis isolate LMUSP501 chromosome 3, AgileGrace, whole genome shotgun sequence DNA encodes the following proteins:
- the CAPN12 gene encoding calpain-12, with amino-acid sequence MATQRVTIQLVEDGDEEGVQGPSCFRGQCYHAIQDCCLQAGALFLDPCFPAGPAALGYDQLGTDSEKAKGVEWLRPHEFCENPQFICENMDRTDVCQGSLGNCWFLAAAASLTLYPRLLRRVVPPGQSFQWGYAGVFHFQLWQFGHWVDVVVDDRLPVRDGKLLFVRSAQRAEFWASLLEKAYAKLHGSYEVMRGGHMNEAFVDFTGGVGEVLYLQPNTPGLFSALRHALAKESLVGATALSDRGEYKTEDGLVRGHAYSVTGTHKITLGFTKVRLLRLRNPWGHVEWSGAWSDGCPRWAALPDEWREALLVKKDDGEFWMELDDFLQHFNTVQICCLSPEVLGPQPKGGGWHVHTFQGRWVRGFNAGGGQPGNETFWTNPQFQLTLQDPDEEETEDDEGGPWGGWGAGGARPGRGGRRPKCTVLLSLIQRNRRRLRARGVTYLTVGFHVFRIPEELLGLQDSPRRRELLAGLLRADRSPFSIRRDVSRRCRLAPGHYLIVPSTAHVGEESDFTFRIYTECQHTAREIDNAVSADLQVLTTPSAPLEFELEQLFQELAGEEEAISTAQLQALLSLALEPGDWGSSWTHPPGEIGFRTCEQLIHCFGQRGHCLTLSEFQQLWYRLQGWQATFNKFDADKSGTMNSHELRLALNTAGFQLNNQLTQLLTSRYRDSRLRVDLDRFVSCVTQLTCLFRHCSQCLSEGEGLVYMTKRQWMELATFS; translated from the exons ATGGCCACTCAGAGGGTGACCATCCAGCTGGTGGaggatggagatgaggagggcgTCCAGGGGCCCTCCTGCTTCCGGGGCCAGTGCTACCACGCAATCCAGGACTGCTGCCTGCAGGCGGGGGCCCTCTTCCTGGACCCCTGCTTCCCCGCCGGGCCCGCTGCCCTGGGTTATGACCAGCTGGGGACCGACTCGGAGAAGGCCAAGGGGGTGGAATGGCTGAGACCCCAC GAGTTCTGCGAGAACCCCCAGTTCATCTGTGAGAACATGGACAGGACGGACGTGTGCCAGGGCAGTCTGG GCAACTGCTGGTTCCTGGCCGCGGCCGCCTCCCTCACCCTGTACCCGCGCCTCCTCCGTCGGGTGGTGCCCCCCGGGCAGAGCTTCCAGTGGGGGTACGCGGGAGTCTTCCACTTCCAG CTCTGGCAGTTTGGCCACTGGGTGGATGTGGTGGTGGATGACCGGCTGCCCGTGCGGGACGGGAAGCTGCTTTTCGTTCGCTCGGCGCAGAGGGCCGAGTTCTGGGCCTCGCTGCTTGAGAAGGCCTACGCCAA GCTCCACGGCTCCTATGAGGTGATGCGGGGCGGCCACATGAACGAGGCCTTCGTGGACTTCACGGGGGGCGTGGGGGAGGTCCTGTACCTGCAGCCCAACACGCCTGGCCTCTTCTCGGCTCTCCGGCACGCCCTGGCCAAGGAGTCCCTCGTGGGGGCCACCGCCCTG AGTGACCGCGGCGAGTACAAGACGGAGGACGGGCTGGTCCGAGGTCACGCTTACTCCGTCACCGGGACCCACAAG ATAACTCTGGGATTCACCAAAGTCCGGCTCCTCCGGCTTCGCAACCCCTGGGGTCACGTGGAATGGAGCGGGGCGTGGAGCGACGG ctgcccccgCTGGGCCGCCCTCCCTGACGAATGGCGGGAGGCCCTGCTCGTGAAGAAGGACGATGGAGAATTCTG GATGGAGCTGGATGACTTCCTGCAACATTTTAACACAGTCCAGATCTGCTGCCTGAGCCCCGAGGTGCTGGGTCCTCAGCCCAAGGGGGGTGGCTGGCACGTCCACACCTTCCAGGGCCGATGGGTTCGAGGCTTCAATGCTGGCGGGGGCCAGCCAGGCAATG AGACCTTTTGGACAAACCCCCAGTTCCAGCTGACACTGCAGGACCCCGACGAGGAAGAAACGGAGGACGATGAGGGGGGTCCGTGGGGCGGCTGGGGGGCCGGAGGGGCCCGCCCTGGAAGGGGGGGCCGGCGCCCCAAGTGCACCGTGCTCCTCTCCCTGATCCAGAGGAATCGGAGGCGGCTCCGCGCCCGGGGTGTCACCTACCTCACTGTTGGCTTCCACGTTTTCAGG ATTCCTGAAGAG cttctgGGCCTGCAGGACTCCCCCCGGCGCCGGGAGCTCCTGGCTGGCCTGCTCCGGGCTGACCGGTCCCCGTTCAGTATCCGCCGCGACGTTAGCCGTCGCTGCCGCCTGGCACCGGGCCATTATTTGATCGTGCCCAGCACTGCTCACGTGGGCGAGGAGTCCGACTTCACCTTCCGCATCTACACAGAATGCCAGCACACAGCCAG GGAGATCGACAACGCCGTCAGCGCCGACCTCCAGGTCCTCACG ACCCCCTCGGCGCCCCTGGAGTTTGAACTGGAGCAGCTGTTTCAGGAACTGGCTGGAGAG GAAGAAGCCATCAGTACCGCCCAACTGCAGGCCTTACTGAGCTTAGCTCTAGAGCCTGGGGACTGGG GCAGCTCTTGGACTCACCCGCCTGGAGAAATCGGGTTCCGGACCTGCGAGCAGCTGATCCACTGTTTTGGA CAAAGAGGCCACTGCCTGACACTGTCAGAGTTTCAGCAGCTCTGGTATCGCCTCCAGGGCTGGCAG GCCACGTTCAACAAGTTTGATGCTGACAAATCCGGGACCATGAATTCACACGAGCTGAGGCTGGCCCTCAATACAGCAG GCTTCCAGCTCAACAACCAGCTGACCCAGCTCTTAACCAGCCGCTACCGTGACAGTCGCCTGCGGGTCGACTTGGACCGCTTCGTGTCTTGTGTGACTCAGCTCACCTGCCTCTTCC GTCACTGCAGCCAGTGCCTCAGTGAAGGAGAAGGGCTCGTCTACATGACTAAGAGACAG TGGATGGAGCTGGCCACCTTTTCCTAG